Proteins from one Silurus meridionalis isolate SWU-2019-XX chromosome 3, ASM1480568v1, whole genome shotgun sequence genomic window:
- the LOC124383104 gene encoding carcinoembryonic antigen-related cell adhesion molecule 1-like isoform X1 encodes MAAGAFSLVLGFVFIFSAGSVDVKFATGSTQTLRVNAERALKFIEWKHKGNLVVEWYGEGDPTQYRYNAKLNTNTGDLTITMQNVNSGEYKCQYQYKDKGTFDEITFQVEVIDPVSKPKVTCKKNATNITLKCAIDSSAQASFKWKGPDDFSHVGDSVHITNPEAKDSYFCTATNAVSEETAEFKLTDCPSQGNQDESETNNLGAVIGSLIAIAIACSLGTLGYFYHTKKGFFRTSATTNNSSSYKSAASNDGGGKFKLIFC; translated from the exons ATGGCTGCCGGTGCATTCTCTCTCGTCTTAggatttgtattcatttttagTGCAG GTTCTGTAGATGTTAAATTTGCGACTGGATCAACTCAGACTCTTCGTGTAAACGCTGAAAGAGCTCTTAAATTCATTGAGTGGAAACACAAAGGGAACTTGGTGGTTGAGTGGTACGGTGAAGGTGACCCTACGCAGTATCGATACAATGCAAAgctaaacacaaacactggaGACCTCACTATTACAATGCAGAATGTTAACAGCGGTGAATATAAATGTCAATACCAATACAAGGATAAAGGCACTTTTGATGAGATTACATTTCAAGTTGAAGTGATCG aTCCAGTTTCTAAACCCAAAGTGACCTGTAAAAAGAATGCCACAAATATTACGCTCAAGTGTGCAATAGACTCTTCAGCACAAGCAAGCTTTAAATGGAAAGGGCCTGATGATTTCTCTCATGTTGGGGACAGTGTCCATATCACCAATCCAGAAGCTAAAGACTCGTATTTCTGCACTGCAACAAATGCAGTGAGCGAAGAGACTGCAGAGTTTAAACTTACAGACTGCCCCAGTCAAGGTAATCAAG ATGAATCTGAAACTAATAATCTTGGTGCTGTTATTGGTTCACTGATTGCAATTGCCATTGCTTGCAGTTTGGGTACCCTTGGGTACTTCtatcacacaaaaaaag GTTTCTTCAGGACTTCAGCGACTACTAATAATTCATCTT
- the LOC124383104 gene encoding carcinoembryonic antigen-related cell adhesion molecule 1-like isoform X2, giving the protein MAAGAFSLVLGFVFIFSAGSVDVKFATGSTQTLRVNAERALKFIEWKHKGNLVVEWYGEGDPTQYRYNAKLNTNTGDLTITMQNVNSGEYKCQYQYKDKGTFDEITFQVEVIDPVSKPKVTCKKNATNITLKCAIDSSAQASFKWKGPDDFSHVGDSVHITNPEAKDSYFCTATNAVSEETAEFKLTDCPSQGNQDESETNNLGAVIGSLIAIAIACSLGTLGYFYHTKKGFFRTSATTNNSSSYKSAASNDGEPAVVTS; this is encoded by the exons ATGGCTGCCGGTGCATTCTCTCTCGTCTTAggatttgtattcatttttagTGCAG GTTCTGTAGATGTTAAATTTGCGACTGGATCAACTCAGACTCTTCGTGTAAACGCTGAAAGAGCTCTTAAATTCATTGAGTGGAAACACAAAGGGAACTTGGTGGTTGAGTGGTACGGTGAAGGTGACCCTACGCAGTATCGATACAATGCAAAgctaaacacaaacactggaGACCTCACTATTACAATGCAGAATGTTAACAGCGGTGAATATAAATGTCAATACCAATACAAGGATAAAGGCACTTTTGATGAGATTACATTTCAAGTTGAAGTGATCG aTCCAGTTTCTAAACCCAAAGTGACCTGTAAAAAGAATGCCACAAATATTACGCTCAAGTGTGCAATAGACTCTTCAGCACAAGCAAGCTTTAAATGGAAAGGGCCTGATGATTTCTCTCATGTTGGGGACAGTGTCCATATCACCAATCCAGAAGCTAAAGACTCGTATTTCTGCACTGCAACAAATGCAGTGAGCGAAGAGACTGCAGAGTTTAAACTTACAGACTGCCCCAGTCAAGGTAATCAAG ATGAATCTGAAACTAATAATCTTGGTGCTGTTATTGGTTCACTGATTGCAATTGCCATTGCTTGCAGTTTGGGTACCCTTGGGTACTTCtatcacacaaaaaaag GTTTCTTCAGGACTTCAGCGACTACTAATAATTCATCTT
- the LOC124383104 gene encoding uncharacterized protein LOC124383104 isoform X3, which produces MAAGAFSLVLGFVFIFSAGSVDVKFATGSTQTLRVNAERALKFIEWKHKGNLVVEWYGEGDPTQYRYNAKLNTNTGDLTITMQNVNSGEYKCQYQYKDKGTFDEITFQVEVIDPVSKPKVTCKKNATNITLKCAIDSSAQASFKWKGPDDFSHVGDSVHITNPEAKDSYFCTATNAVSEETAEFKLTDCPSQDESETNNLGAVIGSLIAIAIACSLGTLGYFYHTKKGFFRTSATTNNSSSYKSAASNDGGGKFKLIFC; this is translated from the exons ATGGCTGCCGGTGCATTCTCTCTCGTCTTAggatttgtattcatttttagTGCAG GTTCTGTAGATGTTAAATTTGCGACTGGATCAACTCAGACTCTTCGTGTAAACGCTGAAAGAGCTCTTAAATTCATTGAGTGGAAACACAAAGGGAACTTGGTGGTTGAGTGGTACGGTGAAGGTGACCCTACGCAGTATCGATACAATGCAAAgctaaacacaaacactggaGACCTCACTATTACAATGCAGAATGTTAACAGCGGTGAATATAAATGTCAATACCAATACAAGGATAAAGGCACTTTTGATGAGATTACATTTCAAGTTGAAGTGATCG aTCCAGTTTCTAAACCCAAAGTGACCTGTAAAAAGAATGCCACAAATATTACGCTCAAGTGTGCAATAGACTCTTCAGCACAAGCAAGCTTTAAATGGAAAGGGCCTGATGATTTCTCTCATGTTGGGGACAGTGTCCATATCACCAATCCAGAAGCTAAAGACTCGTATTTCTGCACTGCAACAAATGCAGTGAGCGAAGAGACTGCAGAGTTTAAACTTACAGACTGCCCCAGTCAAG ATGAATCTGAAACTAATAATCTTGGTGCTGTTATTGGTTCACTGATTGCAATTGCCATTGCTTGCAGTTTGGGTACCCTTGGGTACTTCtatcacacaaaaaaag GTTTCTTCAGGACTTCAGCGACTACTAATAATTCATCTT
- the LOC124383104 gene encoding uncharacterized protein LOC124383104 isoform X4 — translation MAAGAFSLVLGFVFIFSAGSVDVKFATGSTQTLRVNAERALKFIEWKHKGNLVVEWYGEGDPTQYRYNAKLNTNTGDLTITMQNVNSGEYKCQYQYKDKGTFDEITFQVEVIDPVSKPKVTCKKNATNITLKCAIDSSAQASFKWKGPDDFSHVGDSVHITNPEAKDSYFCTATNAVSEETAEFKLTDCPSQDESETNNLGAVIGSLIAIAIACSLGTLGYFYHTKKRFLQDFSDY, via the exons ATGGCTGCCGGTGCATTCTCTCTCGTCTTAggatttgtattcatttttagTGCAG GTTCTGTAGATGTTAAATTTGCGACTGGATCAACTCAGACTCTTCGTGTAAACGCTGAAAGAGCTCTTAAATTCATTGAGTGGAAACACAAAGGGAACTTGGTGGTTGAGTGGTACGGTGAAGGTGACCCTACGCAGTATCGATACAATGCAAAgctaaacacaaacactggaGACCTCACTATTACAATGCAGAATGTTAACAGCGGTGAATATAAATGTCAATACCAATACAAGGATAAAGGCACTTTTGATGAGATTACATTTCAAGTTGAAGTGATCG aTCCAGTTTCTAAACCCAAAGTGACCTGTAAAAAGAATGCCACAAATATTACGCTCAAGTGTGCAATAGACTCTTCAGCACAAGCAAGCTTTAAATGGAAAGGGCCTGATGATTTCTCTCATGTTGGGGACAGTGTCCATATCACCAATCCAGAAGCTAAAGACTCGTATTTCTGCACTGCAACAAATGCAGTGAGCGAAGAGACTGCAGAGTTTAAACTTACAGACTGCCCCAGTCAAG ATGAATCTGAAACTAATAATCTTGGTGCTGTTATTGGTTCACTGATTGCAATTGCCATTGCTTGCAGTTTGGGTACCCTTGGGTACTTCtatcacacaaaaaaa AGGTTTCTTCAGGACTTCAGCGACTACTAA